A stretch of the Dechloromonas sp. TW-R-39-2 genome encodes the following:
- a CDS encoding GspE/PulE family protein, translated as MNSATSQHLPLGQALITAGLLSDDQLHIALREQQERKQQLGRLLVTLGFLTEKHLCETLAAIQGKTKIDLANISIDPEALKLIPGDLARRQRVLPLDFDQARRHLLLAVADSHDLLAQDQIQAELGSDFKIEMRLAGESEISQAIDRFYGHDFSIDGILHELATGEIDRKQLSTATPDFGHPIVRLIDSLLNDAVKRTASDIHFEPEAHFLRIRYRIDGVLRQIRALHKSCWPAMMVRLKVMAGMNITETRAPQDGRISLNISGRPVDFRTACQPTIHGENMVMRILDRRQGIVPLEDLGLRTHHLAQLKRMIARPEGVILVTGPTGSGKTTTLYSILGQINHEGVNIMTLEDPVEYQLPMVRQTSLGESSKLDFASGIRSMMRQDPDVILVGEIRDPETAEMTFRAAMTGHQVFSTLHSNSAIGAIPRLLDIGVQPDMMSGNIIGIIAQRLVRRLCQTCRQPRIATSEELKLLDRDTAAPTNLTIYHPQGCSACEHQGYRGRIALIETLRIGPGLDKLIAQRSTLVALREQMHEEGFQTLADDGVQHVIEGNTSLEELCRIVDLSERM; from the coding sequence ATGAACTCAGCGACATCACAACATCTACCGCTCGGCCAGGCGCTCATCACCGCCGGATTGCTGAGTGACGATCAATTGCATATTGCTTTGCGCGAGCAGCAAGAAAGAAAACAGCAATTGGGACGCCTTCTGGTCACCCTGGGTTTTTTGACCGAAAAGCATTTATGCGAGACGTTGGCGGCGATACAGGGCAAAACCAAAATTGACCTGGCAAACATCAGCATTGATCCGGAAGCACTCAAACTGATCCCCGGCGATCTCGCCAGACGCCAGCGTGTCTTGCCGCTTGACTTTGACCAGGCTCGCCGACACTTGCTTCTGGCGGTTGCCGACAGTCACGACCTGCTGGCCCAGGATCAGATTCAAGCCGAACTGGGCTCTGACTTCAAGATTGAAATGCGGCTTGCCGGAGAGTCCGAGATCAGCCAGGCCATTGATCGATTTTATGGCCATGATTTTTCGATCGACGGCATTTTGCACGAACTGGCCACAGGCGAAATCGACCGAAAACAGCTGTCGACCGCAACGCCCGATTTCGGGCACCCCATTGTTCGACTGATTGATTCCTTGCTGAATGATGCCGTCAAGCGAACCGCCTCGGACATCCACTTTGAACCGGAAGCTCACTTTCTCCGCATTCGCTACCGGATAGATGGGGTACTCCGCCAGATCCGTGCGTTACACAAATCATGCTGGCCGGCGATGATGGTTCGCCTCAAGGTCATGGCCGGGATGAACATTACCGAGACGCGAGCACCGCAAGATGGCCGGATCAGCCTGAACATTTCAGGCCGGCCGGTTGATTTCAGGACGGCCTGCCAGCCAACCATCCATGGCGAAAACATGGTCATGCGCATTCTGGACCGGCGGCAAGGCATCGTTCCCCTGGAAGACCTCGGACTGAGAACGCACCATCTGGCACAACTCAAACGGATGATCGCTCGACCGGAGGGCGTCATTCTGGTCACCGGCCCCACTGGTAGCGGAAAAACCACAACCCTCTATTCAATTCTGGGCCAGATCAACCATGAAGGCGTCAACATCATGACGCTTGAGGACCCGGTTGAATACCAGTTGCCGATGGTGCGCCAGACCTCTCTGGGAGAAAGCAGCAAACTGGATTTTGCCAGCGGCATCCGATCGATGATGCGCCAGGATCCGGACGTAATTCTGGTCGGAGAAATACGCGATCCGGAAACGGCAGAAATGACTTTTCGGGCCGCCATGACCGGCCACCAGGTTTTCTCGACCTTACACAGTAACTCAGCCATCGGTGCGATTCCCCGGCTTCTTGATATCGGCGTACAGCCGGACATGATGAGTGGCAACATTATCGGCATCATTGCCCAGCGGCTGGTTCGCCGCCTCTGCCAGACATGCAGGCAGCCCCGCATCGCAACGAGCGAGGAACTCAAACTACTTGATCGCGACACAGCCGCACCGACAAACCTGACCATTTATCACCCGCAAGGCTGTTCAGCCTGTGAGCATCAAGGTTATCGCGGACGGATTGCCTTGATCGAGACGTTGCGCATCGGTCCCGGTCTGGACAAATTGATCGCGCAACGAAGCACCTTGGTCGCACTGCGCGAACAAATGCATGAAGAAGGTTTCCAGACGCTGGCCGATGACGGCGTTCAACACGTCATCGAGGGCAACACCTCGCTCGAAGAACTCTGTCGCATCGTTGACCTGAGCGAACGGATGTAG
- a CDS encoding type II secretion system F family protein, with protein MRFRYKALSNDGLLAQGYAEAQDAVDLETRLKIRHLELIRCQPCRYRPIFGQPSITRRDRIDFCFHLEHLTRAGIPVLDGLKDLQAATEHKAFRQAIGEMICDIENGQTISQSMAVHPHLFDTIFVNLIKAGEESGQLPSTLANLGEALKWEDELASQTKKLLLYPAFVATVVIGATIFLMLYMVPQLKLFISGTGQAIPLQTRLLFLTAELVADGWPLIITLPIAGGIVIRWILDASQDTRRQVDALILKLPVIGPVLGKISLARFANTFAMLYGSGISVLQALSITHGVVDNRAIRAALQDVEKSIQDGSNIAEAFTRTGLFPPLIIRMLQIGESTGGLDSVLLNVSYFYTRDIRESIGRLQSLIEPALTLLIGGLLGWIMMALIGPIYDVIGQVKT; from the coding sequence ATGCGGTTCCGCTACAAAGCACTCAGCAACGATGGACTGCTCGCACAGGGTTATGCCGAGGCGCAGGATGCGGTCGACCTCGAAACAAGGTTGAAAATCAGGCATCTGGAACTGATCCGCTGCCAGCCATGCCGCTACCGCCCGATCTTTGGCCAGCCGAGCATCACGCGGCGCGATCGGATTGACTTCTGCTTTCATCTGGAACACCTGACCCGGGCGGGAATTCCGGTTCTCGACGGGCTGAAGGATTTACAAGCCGCCACTGAACACAAGGCTTTCCGGCAAGCCATTGGTGAGATGATTTGCGACATTGAAAATGGGCAAACCATTTCCCAATCGATGGCCGTCCATCCTCACCTGTTCGACACCATCTTTGTCAATTTGATCAAAGCCGGCGAGGAAAGCGGGCAGCTGCCGAGCACACTGGCCAACCTCGGAGAAGCCCTCAAATGGGAGGATGAACTCGCTTCGCAAACCAAAAAACTGTTGCTCTACCCCGCTTTCGTTGCAACCGTCGTCATCGGCGCCACCATATTCCTGATGCTGTACATGGTGCCGCAACTGAAACTGTTCATCAGCGGAACAGGGCAAGCCATTCCCCTGCAAACCCGGCTTCTGTTTCTCACCGCAGAGCTTGTTGCTGACGGGTGGCCGTTGATCATTACCCTGCCCATCGCTGGCGGCATCGTGATTCGATGGATCCTCGATGCCTCCCAGGACACCCGGCGACAGGTCGATGCCTTGATACTTAAATTGCCGGTTATCGGCCCAGTGCTAGGCAAAATCAGCCTCGCCCGATTTGCCAATACCTTTGCCATGCTCTACGGCTCAGGCATTTCAGTCCTGCAAGCCCTCAGCATCACACACGGCGTCGTCGACAACCGGGCCATCCGCGCGGCACTGCAAGATGTCGAAAAATCGATTCAGGATGGCAGCAATATTGCTGAAGCATTTACTCGCACCGGACTGTTTCCGCCGTTGATCATTCGCATGCTGCAAATTGGTGAAAGCACAGGCGGGCTGGATAGTGTGCTGCTCAATGTCAGCTATTTTTATACCCGCGACATCAGGGAGTCGATCGGACGCCTTCAATCGCTGATTGAACCTGCCTTGACTTTACTGATCGGAGGGTTGCTTGGCTGGATCATGATGGCGCTGATCGGTCCAATTTACGATGTCATCGGACAGGTCAAAACATGA